The following DNA comes from Buttiauxella agrestis.
GTCTTCCCGCTGAAACGTCGCCTGAACCGGGCAGACCGGGACGCAGGGCGGATTATCGCAATGGTTGCACAGGCGGGGCAGCAGCACGTTGGTGACGCTCGATTCGCCTTTCAGTTGCACCTGATATTGATTCACATGGGTGCGAAATTCGCCCTGCGGCGTCTGGTTTTCAATGGCACAACTGACCGTACAGGCCTGGCAGCCAACACAACGGCGCAGGTCGATAAGCATCGCATAACGATGGCGCGGGGAACCTTCATGCCGCTCAGGGGAGAAGGGGAATTTTGCCTGAGCCAGTGGCACCAACGAGGCGCCCGCGCTCAGGATGCCCAACTGCTGGAGAAACTGCCGTTTGCTGCTGTCCATATTTTCTCCCGTTGTGACGCAACAACAAAACATAAGTCACGTCATTGATCGGCTTGTGATGTATAAAAAATGTCGATGATTTACAGTGTAAAAATCAGGGAGGGGGGACTCTATTGTGGTTAACCACATACCCGGCTTGTTGTTGATCTAAAACAACATAATTAACAGGGATTATTCAGTGAAAGGCATACCGATAAGACGCCTTGCGTTACTGATGTCAGCCATCATGATGAGTAGCGCGGCATGGGCGGGGTCATGGAACATTGGCATTCTGGCAATGCGCGGTGAGGTGCAGACGCGCAGCCACTGGCAACCGCTGGAAACGTTGCTCAATCAACAATTGCCTGGCGAACAGTTTCATATTCAACCGCTCGATCTGCACCAGATGCAGGAGGCGGTGAACCGTAAGACGGTTCAATTCGTGGTGACGAATCCGGCGCAGTTTGTGCAACTCAATAGCCATTCACCGCTGCGCTGGCTGGCCTCTTTGCGTTCTACTCGCGGCGGTAAAGCGGCGAGCAACGTTATCGGCAGTGTGATCCTGACCAGACGCGACAGCGGGATCACCTCCGTACACGATCTGATCGGTAAAACGGTGGGCGCGATTGATGCGCAGGCTTTTGGTGGGTATTTGCTGGGGTATAAAGCGCTCAGTGATGCGGGTATTCGCCCGGAACGGGACTTACAGCTGCGTTTTACCGGCTTCCCGGCTGATGCCTTGCTGTATTTGTTACGCGAAAAAGCCGTTCAGGCGGCGATAGTCCCGGTTTGCCTGCTGGAAAATATGGATAAAGAAGGGCTTATCCATAAAGACGATTTTGTGGCGCTGTTAAACCATCCGGCTTCAATTCCCTGTTTAACCAGTACGCCGCTTTACCCGGACTGGTCTTTTGCGGCGCTGCCGATGGTCAGCGATGAACTGGCGGACAGTGTGACGCGGGTGCTGTTTAATTCGCCGGAAGCCGCACCTTTTCATTGGGGGGCTCCGGCTTCTACCAGCCAGGTCGAAACGCTGTTACATGATGTGCGCCAGCATCCGCAGCAGCGGCGTTTGTGGCTGGATGTCAAAAGCTGGTTGATTCAACACCAGCCGGCGATGGGTGGCGCGGCGCTGGTTCTGCTGTTGCTCTCGTTAAATTATATCTGGGTCATGCTACTTGTGCGGCGGCGTGGCCAGCAGTTAGAACGCAATAATGTGCTGTTGCGCCAACAAGAACAGGCCCTGGAAACGGCAAGGCAAATGAGCGTCCTGGGTGAGATGACTTCCGGTTTTGCCCACGAACTGAATCAGCCGCTTTCCGCTATTCGCCATTATGCCGAAGGCTGCCTGATTCGCCTGGAGGCTCAGGATCGGCAGCATCCGCTGCTACCCGCCCTAAAAGAAATCGACAGCCAGGCACAACGTGGCGCCGATACGCTAAGCAATCTGCGCCACTGGGTGAGCCAGGCGCAGGGGAATCCGGCCATTATGCAGGAGTGGAGGCGAGTCAACATTCGTGAAGCGGTTGTACACGTCTGGCAATTATTGCGCATGGCGCAGGATTTTCCGGCAGTAACGCTGCAAATGGAGGGAAATCCCGAACTGGCTTTGCATCTGCCGCCCGTGTTGCTTGAACAAGTGCTGACGAACCTTATCCTGAATGCCACTCAGGCAGGTGCGACAAAGGTGTGGGTTATGGCCGAACATCACGGCGGCGGGACGCGTATCACCTTACAGGATAACGCCGGAGGCATCGACGACGTGTTATTGCGCCAGGCCTTCCAACCCTTTATGACCACCCGCGAAGAGGGGATGGGGTTAGGGCTGGTGATTTGCCAGCGGCTGGTCCGTTACGGCCAGGGAGAGATCGGTATCCTGAATCAAATCGCCCCGGATGGTCAGAAGGGTGTGGCGGTAGTGTTAGATTTTTCGCACACAGAGGAACAAAGTTGCGATGGCGATAATTCATCTGCTGGATGACGATGTGGCAGTCACCAAAGCCTGCGCATTTTTGCTGGAAAGCTTAGGGTACGACGTGCGTTGCTGGAATGAAGGGGCGATGTTTTTGTCTCAGGCTGACCTGTACCAGACCGGAGTATTGTTGTTGGATATGCGTATGCCAGTGATGGACGGGCAGGGCATACATGAAGAGATGCTGCGGCGCGGCAGCACGCTGGCGGTGGTGTTCCTGACGGGGCACGGCGATGTCCCCATGGCGGTGGCGCAAATGAAACGCGGCGCCGTTGATTTTCTGCAAAAGCCCGTTGCGGCAAAACCCCTTCAGATTGCGCTGGAGCACGCGTTACGGGGTTCTGCCCAGGCGGTCGAGCGGCAAAAAATTGTCGCCTGCTATCAGCAACTCACCCCGAAAGAGCGGGAGCTGGCAGGGCTGGTGGCAAACGGATTGCTCAACCGCGAGATTGCCGACAGCATGAATATTGCGGTGCGGACGGTGGAAGTCCATCGTGCCCGCGTGATGGAAAAGATGCAGGCAGGCAGCCTGGCAGAACTGGTGAACCGGTTGCAGCAGGTGCGGGAATGATTGGTGCGGTGGAAAAACAAAAAACTTAGTAGCTATACAACTACGCTGAGTTGCAGGGTAGTAAGGGTTAGTCACTTAACAAAGGTAATATTCATGCACACACATCCGCTACGCCAGATCATTGAATCGTGCGACAGAGCGATCTCCGCTAAAGATTTTGACTCTCTGATGGAAAATTATTCTGAAGATGCGGCTCTGGTGGTTAAGCCGGGTATGATCGTCAAAGGGAAAGATAATATCCGCAAAGCATTTATTGCCATCTCTGATTATTTTCAGGATCAGCTCATCGTTGAACAGGGGGATATGCAGGTCATAGAAGGTGGCGGCAATGCGCTTGTTATCATGGAAACAGTGCTTCGTTTCCCCGATGGTAATAATGGAATAGTTGAAACAACGCGTCGTGCAACCTATGTATTTCGGCAGGAAAGTGATAGTCGTTGGCTTTGTACCATCGACAACTCTTATGGGACTTCTCTTTTGGATGCTGATACAGCCTAAAATACGTTGCCTGAATGACAGCGGATTTGTATTTTTCAGGTACGACGTCTGCTCTTCACGGCCTACGGCTATTGCGTTGATGGCTTCGTGCCAGAACCCTGTTTGGGCCGGTTTGTGCCAGGAGGGGACATCTGTACTTGGGGGAAATCCAGACGACAAATCGGGACCGATTGTGTTAAAAGAAAGTTTCTGGCCAGTTATGCCTGAAGTTTTAATAGGAGCAAAAATGCGAACGCAGAAACGATGTATGGGATATGTAGCCATAGTGGTTGATGACTATGACCGAGCAATTGAGTATTACACGGAAAAGCTGGGTTTTACCCTTGTTGAGGATATTCCACAGCCAGGAAAACGCTGGGTCGTCGTTTCCCCGAACCCAGAAAGCGATTGCAATCTTCTTCTGGCACGAGCTTCAAATGAGAGGCAGGAAGGTTTTATCGGCAACCAATGCGGCGGTAGGGTATTTCTTTTTCTCCAGACGGATGATTTCTGGCGCGATTACAACGCAATGAAATCAAAAGGCGTAGAGTTTTCTGAGGAACCTCGTGATGAAGTATACGGTACAGTTGTCGTATTTGAGGACCTTTACGGCAACCGCTGGGATCTTTATCAGAACAAGTAAGGCTAAACACTGTCTTCCGGATACTTTGTCAATATGTAGCCGGTAACCGCTGTTACTTCCGCTCCTCGCTCACAGCGGACTGTCAATCATATAAGAGAACCGCACTAGCAGGGATATTTGTATCTTGAGGTTATAAGGAAACGATGAGCTGTAACCTGGGATAACGTTCCAACCACTGCTTTGTAGTGACCCGTTGTTTAAAAGAGTCCAACTTTTCACGTTCAAATGCTGGAGTCGGTCGTAAGCGCAGTTCAAATAAGTCAGAAAGTCCATAAGGCGCAGTGATATCGAGACCTTCCTTCCCCAATCTGACAGCTACGGCCGTAGCTGTTTCAGGCCAGTGAAGTAA
Coding sequences within:
- the ttrB gene encoding tetrathionate reductase subunit TtrB, giving the protein MDSSKRQFLQQLGILSAGASLVPLAQAKFPFSPERHEGSPRHRYAMLIDLRRCVGCQACTVSCAIENQTPQGEFRTHVNQYQVQLKGESSVTNVLLPRLCNHCDNPPCVPVCPVQATFQREDGIVVVDNTRCVGCAYCVQACPYDARFINHETQTADKCTFCVHRLEAGLLPACVESCVGGARIIGDLKDPNSRITQMLHEHFDAIKVLKPESGTQPHVFYLGLDEAFVTPLMGRAQPALWQEV
- the ttrS gene encoding tetrathionate respiration histidine kinase TtrS, which produces MSAIMMSSAAWAGSWNIGILAMRGEVQTRSHWQPLETLLNQQLPGEQFHIQPLDLHQMQEAVNRKTVQFVVTNPAQFVQLNSHSPLRWLASLRSTRGGKAASNVIGSVILTRRDSGITSVHDLIGKTVGAIDAQAFGGYLLGYKALSDAGIRPERDLQLRFTGFPADALLYLLREKAVQAAIVPVCLLENMDKEGLIHKDDFVALLNHPASIPCLTSTPLYPDWSFAALPMVSDELADSVTRVLFNSPEAAPFHWGAPASTSQVETLLHDVRQHPQQRRLWLDVKSWLIQHQPAMGGAALVLLLLSLNYIWVMLLVRRRGQQLERNNVLLRQQEQALETARQMSVLGEMTSGFAHELNQPLSAIRHYAEGCLIRLEAQDRQHPLLPALKEIDSQAQRGADTLSNLRHWVSQAQGNPAIMQEWRRVNIREAVVHVWQLLRMAQDFPAVTLQMEGNPELALHLPPVLLEQVLTNLILNATQAGATKVWVMAEHHGGGTRITLQDNAGGIDDVLLRQAFQPFMTTREEGMGLGLVICQRLVRYGQGEIGILNQIAPDGQKGVAVVLDFSHTEEQSCDGDNSSAG
- the ttrR gene encoding tetrathionate respiration response regulator TtrR, whose protein sequence is MAIIHLLDDDVAVTKACAFLLESLGYDVRCWNEGAMFLSQADLYQTGVLLLDMRMPVMDGQGIHEEMLRRGSTLAVVFLTGHGDVPMAVAQMKRGAVDFLQKPVAAKPLQIALEHALRGSAQAVERQKIVACYQQLTPKERELAGLVANGLLNREIADSMNIAVRTVEVHRARVMEKMQAGSLAELVNRLQQVRE
- a CDS encoding YybH family protein, with translation MHTHPLRQIIESCDRAISAKDFDSLMENYSEDAALVVKPGMIVKGKDNIRKAFIAISDYFQDQLIVEQGDMQVIEGGGNALVIMETVLRFPDGNNGIVETTRRATYVFRQESDSRWLCTIDNSYGTSLLDADTA
- a CDS encoding VOC family protein, coding for MRTQKRCMGYVAIVVDDYDRAIEYYTEKLGFTLVEDIPQPGKRWVVVSPNPESDCNLLLARASNERQEGFIGNQCGGRVFLFLQTDDFWRDYNAMKSKGVEFSEEPRDEVYGTVVVFEDLYGNRWDLYQNK